A genomic region of Colletes latitarsis isolate SP2378_abdomen chromosome 7, iyColLati1, whole genome shotgun sequence contains the following coding sequences:
- the Hcs gene encoding holocarboxylase synthetase-like protein isoform X5, with the protein MILTLLYMIATSIQSRRILFLKTHLRNLFQGNRTHYPSIMFYNKTLLDSCKDKAEWETHIEKLRALSNTAKIAAEQRKSLEVEEFPGIVVYPENCITDKEVECIYCVASNEILESEGTSRVSTPTSISIPQQENQTLPNVTQVSANDNIQFQDMSRSDNKSVDRLDDLTSESKDIPHSENKSVDLLDNLLISDIKEIIQASCVATESSGKSSDQITYYSTKDSKATPSKSNFKQSMEEVTAKLSTKITKPPNILIFADSSIALNNVKDVLEKSLNTDKYIIYALSLEEARNGSWIEQATLVVVCGNVGNEVGNQIVEYILHGGKLLALCSDVLHILLPSFKTAEVRENELVHFSYGKWKHVRMMHHIFCYQASPIRTRFSQDHEDVKVSSLPPPTSANVKDKRGNSHSFNVKVLGTEETWHTPSILLASLTGNGGKIVFSQIHLEVDPMQYELEESKFKALKESNAARIEILNDLLNVHLGIELQTTPRTPVTYTPAFFLGHHQLKQEMLEKLKDVMQSNDILKLPNIEIQFCRSNTTACSASATLLPIMLHQCPDNFSTIEYFENLTSKEFGRLVIYADVMTLTMDILNGHQFQHGLAVIARQQTQGRGRNKNKWVSPKGCAMFSLEIDVPTNTILGKCISILQNLVSVAIVSAIKSLPGYEDIDLRLKWPNDIYAGDKIKIGGIMISTQIMSDLNICNVGVGINLFNEKPTCCINDIIKMFNKVYHKELKTIAYEQYFAIVFSEIERWYNIMQSGRKDIFLDAYYTYWLHSDENVTVVSTSGTSKKVKILGIDEYGYLRVRDEDGDIFSVHSDGNSFDIFKGLIIPK; encoded by the exons ATGATTTTAACATTGTTATATATGATTGCAACTTCAATACAGTCCAGAAGGATACTGTTTTTAAAAACCCATTTACGTAATTTGTTTCAAGGGAATAGAACTCATTACCCATCAATCATGTTTTACAATAAAACACTGTTAGATTCATGTAAag ATAAAGCAGAATGGGAGACACATATAGAAAAACTAAGAGCATTAAGTAACACTGCAAAAATAGCAGCAGAGCAACGTAAATCGTTAGAAGTCGAGGAATTTCCAGGCATAGTAGTATACCCAGAAAATTGCATAACAGATAAAGAAGTTGAATGTATATATTGTGTAGCATCAAACGAAATACTAG aaagcGAAGGTACAAGTCGTGTTTCCACACCAACTTCCATAAGTATTCCACAACAAGAGAATCAGACGTTACCAAACGTAACGCAAGTCTCTGCTAACGATAACATTCAATTTCAAGATATGTCGCGTTCCGATAATAAATCAGTAGATCGGCTCGACGACTTAACATCCGAAAGCAAAG ATATACCACATTCCGAGAATAAATCAGTAGATCTGCTCGACAACTTATTAATATCTGACATTAAAGAGATTATACAGGCATCTTGTGTCGCTACCGAGAGTTCCGGCAAGTCTTCTGACCAAATAACTTACTACAGTACAAAGGATAGTAAAGCGACACCATCCAAAAGTAATTTCAA acAATCCATGGAGGAAGTGACAGCAAAATTGTCGACTAAAATTACAAAACcaccaaatattttaatatttgcagATAGTAGTATTGCACTTAACAACGTGAAGGACGTATTGGAGAAGTCTCTCAACACAGATAA ATATATCATTTATGCGTTGTCCTTAGAAGAGGCACGTAATGGCTCGTGGATAGAACAAGCAACTTTAGTTGTTGTTTGTGGCAATGTTGGTAACGAGGTTGGAAATCAAATTGTTGAATATATTCTACACGGTGGTAAACTTCTCGCTTTATGTTCCGATGTACTTCACATTTTACTCCCGTCGTTTAAAACCGCGGAAGTACGTGAGAACGAACTCGTTCATTTCTCTTATGGAAAATGGAAACATGTACGCATGATGCATCATATCTTCTGTTATCAAGCGTCTCCTATAAGAACGAGATTCTCTCAGGATCACGAAGACGTAAA agTGTCTAGTCTCCCTCCCCCGACGTCGGCAAACGTGAAAGACAAAAGGGGGAATTCGCATTCGTTTAACGTGAAAGTGTTAGGAACGGAAGAAACATGGCACACGCCGAGCATTTTACTCGCGAGTCTTACGGGAAACGGCGGTAAAATCGTTTTCTCCCAAATACACCTGGAAGTGGACCCGATGCAGTATGAGCTCGAAGAGAGTAAATTTAAAGCTCTGAAAGAAAGCAATGCTGCCAGAATAGAGATACTGAATGATTTATTAAATGTTCATCTCGGTATAGAACTTCAGACTACTCCGCGAACACCTGTAACTTACACGCCAGCTTTCTTCTTGGGGCATCACCAA TTGAAGCAGGAAatgttagaaaaattaaaagaCGTTATGCAATCAAACGATATTTTAAAGCTACCAAATATAGAAATACAATTCTGTCGAAGTAATACGACCGCATGTTCAGCCTCCGCTACGTTGCTTCCAATAATGCTACATCAGTGCCCTGATAATTTTTCGACGATCGAGTATTTCGAG AACTTAACTTCGAAGGAATTCGGCCGTTTAGTAATATATGCGGATGTAATGACATTAACGATGGACATCTTGAATGGACACCAATTTCAGCATGGTTTGGCTGTTATTGCTCGACAACAAACTCAAGGTCGAG GGCGAAATAAGAACAAATGGGTCAGTCCAAAAGGATGTGCAATGTTTAGTTTAGAAATTGACGTGCCGACGAATACCATACTTGGAAAGTGTATCTCGATTTTGCAAAATTTGGTTTCTGTTGCGATTGTATCTGCCATTAAATCTCTGCCTGGATATGAG GATATTGATCTCAGATTAAAATGGCCTAATGATATTTATGCTggtgataaaattaaaattggtgGAATAATGATATCTACCCAAATAATGTCAGATCTTAACATATGTAATGTTG GAGTCGGAATAAATTTATTCAACGAGAAGCCTACGTGTTGTATTAACGACATAattaaaatgtttaataaaGTTTATCACAAAGAGTTGAAAACAATCgcgtacgaacaatattttgccaTTGTATTTAGTGAGATTGAGAGATGGTATAATATCATGCAAAGTGGACGTAAGGATATTTTCTTGGATGCTTATTATACATATTGGTTGCACTC TGACGAGAACGTGACGGTAGTTTCAACATCAGGTACGtcaaaaaaagttaaaattcTAGGTATCGATGAGTATGGATATTTACGCGTCCGTGACGAGGATGGGGATATATTCAGTGTACATTCGGACGGTAATTCTTTTGATATTTTCAAAGGTCTCATAATtccaaaataa
- the Hcs gene encoding holocarboxylase synthetase-like protein isoform X3, whose amino-acid sequence MILTLLYMIATSIQSRRILFLKTHLRNLFQGNRTHYPSIMFYNKTLLDSCKESKSATDECENDEFMTSCLCSNKSDAKLDELLWYHGDMRLCTIYPQQQVDISSWLTYQYGRTVFPLYTNNCSETLFQSEYKLYILVEADLQSYKPTAAAKATKVEDYGLIITWTANKSIDLIIETDLDTVTKFLIASMEGQCYINNGLLLKRIETVLISGKPCLYNNDLFNSPSIKKSEGTSRVSTPTSISIPQQENQTLPNVTQVSANDNIQFQDMSRSDNKSVDRLDDLTSESKDIPHSENKSVDLLDNLLISDIKEIIQASCVATESSGKSSDQITYYSTKDSKATPSKSNFKQSMEEVTAKLSTKITKPPNILIFADSSIALNNVKDVLEKSLNTDKYIIYALSLEEARNGSWIEQATLVVVCGNVGNEVGNQIVEYILHGGKLLALCSDVLHILLPSFKTAEVRENELVHFSYGKWKHVRMMHHIFCYQASPIRTRFSQDHEDVKVSSLPPPTSANVKDKRGNSHSFNVKVLGTEETWHTPSILLASLTGNGGKIVFSQIHLEVDPMQYELEESKFKALKESNAARIEILNDLLNVHLGIELQTTPRTPVTYTPAFFLGHHQLKQEMLEKLKDVMQSNDILKLPNIEIQFCRSNTTACSASATLLPIMLHQCPDNFSTIEYFENLTSKEFGRLVIYADVMTLTMDILNGHQFQHGLAVIARQQTQGRGRNKNKWVSPKGCAMFSLEIDVPTNTILGKCISILQNLVSVAIVSAIKSLPGYEDIDLRLKWPNDIYAGDKIKIGGIMISTQIMSDLNICNVGVGINLFNEKPTCCINDIIKMFNKVYHKELKTIAYEQYFAIVFSEIERWYNIMQSGRKDIFLDAYYTYWLHSDENVTVVSTSGTSKKVKILGIDEYGYLRVRDEDGDIFSVHSDGNSFDIFKGLIIPK is encoded by the exons ATGATTTTAACATTGTTATATATGATTGCAACTTCAATACAGTCCAGAAGGATACTGTTTTTAAAAACCCATTTACGTAATTTGTTTCAAGGGAATAGAACTCATTACCCATCAATCATGTTTTACAATAAAACACTGTTAGATTCATGTAAag aatcaaAGTCTGCCACGGATGAGTGTGAAAATGACGAGTTTATGACTTCTTGTTTGTGTTCAAATAAAAGTGACGCTAAACTCGACGAATTATTATGGTATCATGGCGATATGAGATTATGCACTATATATCCTCAA CAACAGGTTGACATATCAAGTTGGTTGACTTATCAGTATGGCAGAACAGTTTTCCCTTTGTATACGAATAATTGTAGCGAAACTTTATTTCAATCAGAGTACAAACTTTATATTCTCGTTGAAGCTGATCTTCAGAGCTACAAACCCACAGCCGCAGCAAAAGCTACAAAG GTTGAAGATTATGGTTTAATTATTACTTGGACAGCTAATAAAAGTATCGATTTAATTATAGAGACAGATTTAGATACGGtcacaaaatttttaatcgcaTCAATGGAAGGTCAATGTTATATTAATAATGGCTTGTTGCTGAAACGTATAGAAA CTGTCCTGATATCAGGAAAGCCTTGTCTTTATAACAACGACCTGTTCAATTCACCATCAATTAAAA aaagcGAAGGTACAAGTCGTGTTTCCACACCAACTTCCATAAGTATTCCACAACAAGAGAATCAGACGTTACCAAACGTAACGCAAGTCTCTGCTAACGATAACATTCAATTTCAAGATATGTCGCGTTCCGATAATAAATCAGTAGATCGGCTCGACGACTTAACATCCGAAAGCAAAG ATATACCACATTCCGAGAATAAATCAGTAGATCTGCTCGACAACTTATTAATATCTGACATTAAAGAGATTATACAGGCATCTTGTGTCGCTACCGAGAGTTCCGGCAAGTCTTCTGACCAAATAACTTACTACAGTACAAAGGATAGTAAAGCGACACCATCCAAAAGTAATTTCAA acAATCCATGGAGGAAGTGACAGCAAAATTGTCGACTAAAATTACAAAACcaccaaatattttaatatttgcagATAGTAGTATTGCACTTAACAACGTGAAGGACGTATTGGAGAAGTCTCTCAACACAGATAA ATATATCATTTATGCGTTGTCCTTAGAAGAGGCACGTAATGGCTCGTGGATAGAACAAGCAACTTTAGTTGTTGTTTGTGGCAATGTTGGTAACGAGGTTGGAAATCAAATTGTTGAATATATTCTACACGGTGGTAAACTTCTCGCTTTATGTTCCGATGTACTTCACATTTTACTCCCGTCGTTTAAAACCGCGGAAGTACGTGAGAACGAACTCGTTCATTTCTCTTATGGAAAATGGAAACATGTACGCATGATGCATCATATCTTCTGTTATCAAGCGTCTCCTATAAGAACGAGATTCTCTCAGGATCACGAAGACGTAAA agTGTCTAGTCTCCCTCCCCCGACGTCGGCAAACGTGAAAGACAAAAGGGGGAATTCGCATTCGTTTAACGTGAAAGTGTTAGGAACGGAAGAAACATGGCACACGCCGAGCATTTTACTCGCGAGTCTTACGGGAAACGGCGGTAAAATCGTTTTCTCCCAAATACACCTGGAAGTGGACCCGATGCAGTATGAGCTCGAAGAGAGTAAATTTAAAGCTCTGAAAGAAAGCAATGCTGCCAGAATAGAGATACTGAATGATTTATTAAATGTTCATCTCGGTATAGAACTTCAGACTACTCCGCGAACACCTGTAACTTACACGCCAGCTTTCTTCTTGGGGCATCACCAA TTGAAGCAGGAAatgttagaaaaattaaaagaCGTTATGCAATCAAACGATATTTTAAAGCTACCAAATATAGAAATACAATTCTGTCGAAGTAATACGACCGCATGTTCAGCCTCCGCTACGTTGCTTCCAATAATGCTACATCAGTGCCCTGATAATTTTTCGACGATCGAGTATTTCGAG AACTTAACTTCGAAGGAATTCGGCCGTTTAGTAATATATGCGGATGTAATGACATTAACGATGGACATCTTGAATGGACACCAATTTCAGCATGGTTTGGCTGTTATTGCTCGACAACAAACTCAAGGTCGAG GGCGAAATAAGAACAAATGGGTCAGTCCAAAAGGATGTGCAATGTTTAGTTTAGAAATTGACGTGCCGACGAATACCATACTTGGAAAGTGTATCTCGATTTTGCAAAATTTGGTTTCTGTTGCGATTGTATCTGCCATTAAATCTCTGCCTGGATATGAG GATATTGATCTCAGATTAAAATGGCCTAATGATATTTATGCTggtgataaaattaaaattggtgGAATAATGATATCTACCCAAATAATGTCAGATCTTAACATATGTAATGTTG GAGTCGGAATAAATTTATTCAACGAGAAGCCTACGTGTTGTATTAACGACATAattaaaatgtttaataaaGTTTATCACAAAGAGTTGAAAACAATCgcgtacgaacaatattttgccaTTGTATTTAGTGAGATTGAGAGATGGTATAATATCATGCAAAGTGGACGTAAGGATATTTTCTTGGATGCTTATTATACATATTGGTTGCACTC TGACGAGAACGTGACGGTAGTTTCAACATCAGGTACGtcaaaaaaagttaaaattcTAGGTATCGATGAGTATGGATATTTACGCGTCCGTGACGAGGATGGGGATATATTCAGTGTACATTCGGACGGTAATTCTTTTGATATTTTCAAAGGTCTCATAATtccaaaataa
- the Hcs gene encoding holocarboxylase synthetase-like protein isoform X6, with translation MVVIYCCDSMIVYAFVIVGDPLFIVHFARVVGRPDKAEWETHIEKLRALSNTAKIAAEQRKSLEVEEFPGIVVYPENCITDKEVECIYCVASNEILESEGTSRVSTPTSISIPQQENQTLPNVTQVSANDNIQFQDMSRSDNKSVDRLDDLTSESKDIPHSENKSVDLLDNLLISDIKEIIQASCVATESSGKSSDQITYYSTKDSKATPSKSNFKQSMEEVTAKLSTKITKPPNILIFADSSIALNNVKDVLEKSLNTDKYIIYALSLEEARNGSWIEQATLVVVCGNVGNEVGNQIVEYILHGGKLLALCSDVLHILLPSFKTAEVRENELVHFSYGKWKHVRMMHHIFCYQASPIRTRFSQDHEDVKVSSLPPPTSANVKDKRGNSHSFNVKVLGTEETWHTPSILLASLTGNGGKIVFSQIHLEVDPMQYELEESKFKALKESNAARIEILNDLLNVHLGIELQTTPRTPVTYTPAFFLGHHQLKQEMLEKLKDVMQSNDILKLPNIEIQFCRSNTTACSASATLLPIMLHQCPDNFSTIEYFENLTSKEFGRLVIYADVMTLTMDILNGHQFQHGLAVIARQQTQGRGRNKNKWVSPKGCAMFSLEIDVPTNTILGKCISILQNLVSVAIVSAIKSLPGYEDIDLRLKWPNDIYAGDKIKIGGIMISTQIMSDLNICNVGVGINLFNEKPTCCINDIIKMFNKVYHKELKTIAYEQYFAIVFSEIERWYNIMQSGRKDIFLDAYYTYWLHSDENVTVVSTSGTSKKVKILGIDEYGYLRVRDEDGDIFSVHSDGNSFDIFKGLIIPK, from the exons ATGGTGGTGATTTATTGCTGTGACTCCATGATCGTTTACGCTTTTGTTATCGTAGGTGATCCACTTTTCATCGTTCACTTTGCTCGCGTTGTTGGGAGACCAG ATAAAGCAGAATGGGAGACACATATAGAAAAACTAAGAGCATTAAGTAACACTGCAAAAATAGCAGCAGAGCAACGTAAATCGTTAGAAGTCGAGGAATTTCCAGGCATAGTAGTATACCCAGAAAATTGCATAACAGATAAAGAAGTTGAATGTATATATTGTGTAGCATCAAACGAAATACTAG aaagcGAAGGTACAAGTCGTGTTTCCACACCAACTTCCATAAGTATTCCACAACAAGAGAATCAGACGTTACCAAACGTAACGCAAGTCTCTGCTAACGATAACATTCAATTTCAAGATATGTCGCGTTCCGATAATAAATCAGTAGATCGGCTCGACGACTTAACATCCGAAAGCAAAG ATATACCACATTCCGAGAATAAATCAGTAGATCTGCTCGACAACTTATTAATATCTGACATTAAAGAGATTATACAGGCATCTTGTGTCGCTACCGAGAGTTCCGGCAAGTCTTCTGACCAAATAACTTACTACAGTACAAAGGATAGTAAAGCGACACCATCCAAAAGTAATTTCAA acAATCCATGGAGGAAGTGACAGCAAAATTGTCGACTAAAATTACAAAACcaccaaatattttaatatttgcagATAGTAGTATTGCACTTAACAACGTGAAGGACGTATTGGAGAAGTCTCTCAACACAGATAA ATATATCATTTATGCGTTGTCCTTAGAAGAGGCACGTAATGGCTCGTGGATAGAACAAGCAACTTTAGTTGTTGTTTGTGGCAATGTTGGTAACGAGGTTGGAAATCAAATTGTTGAATATATTCTACACGGTGGTAAACTTCTCGCTTTATGTTCCGATGTACTTCACATTTTACTCCCGTCGTTTAAAACCGCGGAAGTACGTGAGAACGAACTCGTTCATTTCTCTTATGGAAAATGGAAACATGTACGCATGATGCATCATATCTTCTGTTATCAAGCGTCTCCTATAAGAACGAGATTCTCTCAGGATCACGAAGACGTAAA agTGTCTAGTCTCCCTCCCCCGACGTCGGCAAACGTGAAAGACAAAAGGGGGAATTCGCATTCGTTTAACGTGAAAGTGTTAGGAACGGAAGAAACATGGCACACGCCGAGCATTTTACTCGCGAGTCTTACGGGAAACGGCGGTAAAATCGTTTTCTCCCAAATACACCTGGAAGTGGACCCGATGCAGTATGAGCTCGAAGAGAGTAAATTTAAAGCTCTGAAAGAAAGCAATGCTGCCAGAATAGAGATACTGAATGATTTATTAAATGTTCATCTCGGTATAGAACTTCAGACTACTCCGCGAACACCTGTAACTTACACGCCAGCTTTCTTCTTGGGGCATCACCAA TTGAAGCAGGAAatgttagaaaaattaaaagaCGTTATGCAATCAAACGATATTTTAAAGCTACCAAATATAGAAATACAATTCTGTCGAAGTAATACGACCGCATGTTCAGCCTCCGCTACGTTGCTTCCAATAATGCTACATCAGTGCCCTGATAATTTTTCGACGATCGAGTATTTCGAG AACTTAACTTCGAAGGAATTCGGCCGTTTAGTAATATATGCGGATGTAATGACATTAACGATGGACATCTTGAATGGACACCAATTTCAGCATGGTTTGGCTGTTATTGCTCGACAACAAACTCAAGGTCGAG GGCGAAATAAGAACAAATGGGTCAGTCCAAAAGGATGTGCAATGTTTAGTTTAGAAATTGACGTGCCGACGAATACCATACTTGGAAAGTGTATCTCGATTTTGCAAAATTTGGTTTCTGTTGCGATTGTATCTGCCATTAAATCTCTGCCTGGATATGAG GATATTGATCTCAGATTAAAATGGCCTAATGATATTTATGCTggtgataaaattaaaattggtgGAATAATGATATCTACCCAAATAATGTCAGATCTTAACATATGTAATGTTG GAGTCGGAATAAATTTATTCAACGAGAAGCCTACGTGTTGTATTAACGACATAattaaaatgtttaataaaGTTTATCACAAAGAGTTGAAAACAATCgcgtacgaacaatattttgccaTTGTATTTAGTGAGATTGAGAGATGGTATAATATCATGCAAAGTGGACGTAAGGATATTTTCTTGGATGCTTATTATACATATTGGTTGCACTC TGACGAGAACGTGACGGTAGTTTCAACATCAGGTACGtcaaaaaaagttaaaattcTAGGTATCGATGAGTATGGATATTTACGCGTCCGTGACGAGGATGGGGATATATTCAGTGTACATTCGGACGGTAATTCTTTTGATATTTTCAAAGGTCTCATAATtccaaaataa
- the Hcs gene encoding holocarboxylase synthetase-like protein isoform X2 — MILTLLYMIATSIQSRRILFLKTHLRNLFQGNRTHYPSIMFYNKTLLDSCKESKSATDECENDEFMTSCLCSNKSDAKLDELLWYHGDMRLCTIYPQVDISSWLTYQYGRTVFPLYTNNCSETLFQSEYKLYILVEADLQSYKPTAAAKATKVEDYGLIITWTANKSIDLIIETDLDTVTKFLIASMEGQCYINNGLLLKRIETVLISGKPCLYNNDLFNSPSIKNKAEWETHIEKLRALSNTAKIAAEQRKSLEVEEFPGIVVYPENCITDKEVECIYCVASNEILESEGTSRVSTPTSISIPQQENQTLPNVTQVSANDNIQFQDMSRSDNKSVDRLDDLTSESKDIPHSENKSVDLLDNLLISDIKEIIQASCVATESSGKSSDQITYYSTKDSKATPSKSNFKQSMEEVTAKLSTKITKPPNILIFADSSIALNNVKDVLEKSLNTDKYIIYALSLEEARNGSWIEQATLVVVCGNVGNEVGNQIVEYILHGGKLLALCSDVLHILLPSFKTAEVRENELVHFSYGKWKHVRMMHHIFCYQASPIRTRFSQDHEDVKVSSLPPPTSANVKDKRGNSHSFNVKVLGTEETWHTPSILLASLTGNGGKIVFSQIHLEVDPMQYELEESKFKALKESNAARIEILNDLLNVHLGIELQTTPRTPVTYTPAFFLGHHQLKQEMLEKLKDVMQSNDILKLPNIEIQFCRSNTTACSASATLLPIMLHQCPDNFSTIEYFENLTSKEFGRLVIYADVMTLTMDILNGHQFQHGLAVIARQQTQGRGRNKNKWVSPKGCAMFSLEIDVPTNTILGKCISILQNLVSVAIVSAIKSLPGYEDIDLRLKWPNDIYAGDKIKIGGIMISTQIMSDLNICNVGVGINLFNEKPTCCINDIIKMFNKVYHKELKTIAYEQYFAIVFSEIERWYNIMQSGRKDIFLDAYYTYWLHSDENVTVVSTSGTSKKVKILGIDEYGYLRVRDEDGDIFSVHSDGNSFDIFKGLIIPK, encoded by the exons ATGATTTTAACATTGTTATATATGATTGCAACTTCAATACAGTCCAGAAGGATACTGTTTTTAAAAACCCATTTACGTAATTTGTTTCAAGGGAATAGAACTCATTACCCATCAATCATGTTTTACAATAAAACACTGTTAGATTCATGTAAag aatcaaAGTCTGCCACGGATGAGTGTGAAAATGACGAGTTTATGACTTCTTGTTTGTGTTCAAATAAAAGTGACGCTAAACTCGACGAATTATTATGGTATCATGGCGATATGAGATTATGCACTATATATCCTCAA GTTGACATATCAAGTTGGTTGACTTATCAGTATGGCAGAACAGTTTTCCCTTTGTATACGAATAATTGTAGCGAAACTTTATTTCAATCAGAGTACAAACTTTATATTCTCGTTGAAGCTGATCTTCAGAGCTACAAACCCACAGCCGCAGCAAAAGCTACAAAG GTTGAAGATTATGGTTTAATTATTACTTGGACAGCTAATAAAAGTATCGATTTAATTATAGAGACAGATTTAGATACGGtcacaaaatttttaatcgcaTCAATGGAAGGTCAATGTTATATTAATAATGGCTTGTTGCTGAAACGTATAGAAA CTGTCCTGATATCAGGAAAGCCTTGTCTTTATAACAACGACCTGTTCAATTCACCATCAATTAAAA ATAAAGCAGAATGGGAGACACATATAGAAAAACTAAGAGCATTAAGTAACACTGCAAAAATAGCAGCAGAGCAACGTAAATCGTTAGAAGTCGAGGAATTTCCAGGCATAGTAGTATACCCAGAAAATTGCATAACAGATAAAGAAGTTGAATGTATATATTGTGTAGCATCAAACGAAATACTAG aaagcGAAGGTACAAGTCGTGTTTCCACACCAACTTCCATAAGTATTCCACAACAAGAGAATCAGACGTTACCAAACGTAACGCAAGTCTCTGCTAACGATAACATTCAATTTCAAGATATGTCGCGTTCCGATAATAAATCAGTAGATCGGCTCGACGACTTAACATCCGAAAGCAAAG ATATACCACATTCCGAGAATAAATCAGTAGATCTGCTCGACAACTTATTAATATCTGACATTAAAGAGATTATACAGGCATCTTGTGTCGCTACCGAGAGTTCCGGCAAGTCTTCTGACCAAATAACTTACTACAGTACAAAGGATAGTAAAGCGACACCATCCAAAAGTAATTTCAA acAATCCATGGAGGAAGTGACAGCAAAATTGTCGACTAAAATTACAAAACcaccaaatattttaatatttgcagATAGTAGTATTGCACTTAACAACGTGAAGGACGTATTGGAGAAGTCTCTCAACACAGATAA ATATATCATTTATGCGTTGTCCTTAGAAGAGGCACGTAATGGCTCGTGGATAGAACAAGCAACTTTAGTTGTTGTTTGTGGCAATGTTGGTAACGAGGTTGGAAATCAAATTGTTGAATATATTCTACACGGTGGTAAACTTCTCGCTTTATGTTCCGATGTACTTCACATTTTACTCCCGTCGTTTAAAACCGCGGAAGTACGTGAGAACGAACTCGTTCATTTCTCTTATGGAAAATGGAAACATGTACGCATGATGCATCATATCTTCTGTTATCAAGCGTCTCCTATAAGAACGAGATTCTCTCAGGATCACGAAGACGTAAA agTGTCTAGTCTCCCTCCCCCGACGTCGGCAAACGTGAAAGACAAAAGGGGGAATTCGCATTCGTTTAACGTGAAAGTGTTAGGAACGGAAGAAACATGGCACACGCCGAGCATTTTACTCGCGAGTCTTACGGGAAACGGCGGTAAAATCGTTTTCTCCCAAATACACCTGGAAGTGGACCCGATGCAGTATGAGCTCGAAGAGAGTAAATTTAAAGCTCTGAAAGAAAGCAATGCTGCCAGAATAGAGATACTGAATGATTTATTAAATGTTCATCTCGGTATAGAACTTCAGACTACTCCGCGAACACCTGTAACTTACACGCCAGCTTTCTTCTTGGGGCATCACCAA TTGAAGCAGGAAatgttagaaaaattaaaagaCGTTATGCAATCAAACGATATTTTAAAGCTACCAAATATAGAAATACAATTCTGTCGAAGTAATACGACCGCATGTTCAGCCTCCGCTACGTTGCTTCCAATAATGCTACATCAGTGCCCTGATAATTTTTCGACGATCGAGTATTTCGAG AACTTAACTTCGAAGGAATTCGGCCGTTTAGTAATATATGCGGATGTAATGACATTAACGATGGACATCTTGAATGGACACCAATTTCAGCATGGTTTGGCTGTTATTGCTCGACAACAAACTCAAGGTCGAG GGCGAAATAAGAACAAATGGGTCAGTCCAAAAGGATGTGCAATGTTTAGTTTAGAAATTGACGTGCCGACGAATACCATACTTGGAAAGTGTATCTCGATTTTGCAAAATTTGGTTTCTGTTGCGATTGTATCTGCCATTAAATCTCTGCCTGGATATGAG GATATTGATCTCAGATTAAAATGGCCTAATGATATTTATGCTggtgataaaattaaaattggtgGAATAATGATATCTACCCAAATAATGTCAGATCTTAACATATGTAATGTTG GAGTCGGAATAAATTTATTCAACGAGAAGCCTACGTGTTGTATTAACGACATAattaaaatgtttaataaaGTTTATCACAAAGAGTTGAAAACAATCgcgtacgaacaatattttgccaTTGTATTTAGTGAGATTGAGAGATGGTATAATATCATGCAAAGTGGACGTAAGGATATTTTCTTGGATGCTTATTATACATATTGGTTGCACTC TGACGAGAACGTGACGGTAGTTTCAACATCAGGTACGtcaaaaaaagttaaaattcTAGGTATCGATGAGTATGGATATTTACGCGTCCGTGACGAGGATGGGGATATATTCAGTGTACATTCGGACGGTAATTCTTTTGATATTTTCAAAGGTCTCATAATtccaaaataa